From the Streptomyces pluripotens genome, one window contains:
- a CDS encoding cobalamin biosynthesis protein, translated as MGADRSYAYGAAAGLLGDLLLGDPRRGHPVAVFGRAAGTVERVLWHDHRGWGALHTAVCAGGAVALGAAAARTARPSPTASAALTAAATWAVVGGTSLVREARAIERALEVGDIEAARARLPHLCGRDPQALDADGIARAVVESVAENTSDAVVGALLWGAVAGVPGLLGFRAVNTLDAMVGHRSARYRRYGWASARLDDLAGWPGARLTAVLAALAGPDPQGALRAWRADAARHPSPNAGPVEASFAGALGVRLGGTLSYGGRVEHRPVLNGVAGRAVRVTDIDRAVRLSRRVGLLALGATVAVRLLVKGRGK; from the coding sequence ATGGGTGCCGATCGCTCCTACGCGTACGGCGCCGCCGCCGGCCTTCTCGGTGACCTGCTCCTCGGCGATCCGCGCCGCGGGCATCCGGTCGCCGTGTTCGGACGGGCCGCCGGAACCGTGGAACGCGTGCTGTGGCACGACCACCGCGGCTGGGGCGCGCTGCACACGGCCGTGTGCGCCGGCGGCGCCGTCGCCCTGGGCGCCGCCGCCGCACGCACCGCACGTCCCTCTCCCACCGCCTCCGCCGCACTGACCGCCGCCGCCACCTGGGCCGTCGTCGGCGGCACTTCACTGGTCCGGGAAGCCCGCGCGATCGAACGTGCCCTGGAGGTCGGGGACATCGAGGCGGCCAGGGCGCGGCTGCCCCATCTGTGCGGACGGGACCCGCAGGCACTGGACGCCGACGGGATCGCCCGCGCCGTGGTCGAGTCGGTCGCCGAGAACACCTCCGACGCGGTGGTGGGCGCCCTGTTGTGGGGAGCCGTGGCGGGAGTGCCGGGGCTCCTCGGGTTCCGGGCGGTCAACACCCTCGACGCCATGGTCGGTCACCGATCCGCCCGCTACCGGCGCTACGGCTGGGCCTCGGCCCGCCTCGACGACCTCGCCGGCTGGCCCGGAGCCCGCCTGACGGCGGTCCTCGCCGCACTCGCCGGGCCCGATCCCCAGGGTGCCCTACGGGCCTGGCGGGCGGACGCGGCCCGGCATCCGAGCCCCAACGCGGGACCGGTGGAGGCTTCCTTCGCGGGCGCCCTCGGCGTACGGCTCGGCGGCACCCTCTCCTACGGCGGCCGGGTCGAACACCGCCCCGTACTCAACGGCGTCGCCGGACGTGCGGTGCGGGTCACCGACATCGACCGGGCCGTACGGCTCTCCCGCCGCGTCGGCCTGCTCGCGCTCGGCGCCACCGTCGCCGTGCGCCTCCTCGTGAAGGGACGTGGGAAGTGA
- a CDS encoding cobyric acid synthase, with protein sequence MNGGLLVAGTTSDAGKSVVTAGICRWLVRQGVKVAPFKAQNMSLNSFVTREGAEIGRAQAMQAQACRIEPTALMNPVLLKPGGEQSSQVVLLGRPVGELSARGYHGGRQQRLLGTVLDCLAELRGTYDAVICEGAGSPAEINLRRTDIVNMGIARNARLPVLVVGDIDRGGVFASFFGTLALLSPEDQELVAGFLVNKFRGDVSLLEPGLEMLHGLTGRRTYGVLPFRHGLGIDEEDGLRVSLRGSVRESAVAPPVGADVLRVAVCAIPLMSNFTDVDALAAEPGVVVRFVDRPEELADADLVVVPGTRGTVRALEWLRERGLAQALVRRAAEERPVLGICGGFQILGEHIADEVESRAGDVSGLGILPVRVRFAREKTLARPAGEALGEPVQGYEIHHGVADVHGGQAFLDGCRVGRTWGTHWHGSLESDGFRRAFLREVAAAAGRRFVPAPDTSFAALREEQLDRLGDLIEQHADTDALWRLIESGAPQGLPFIPPGAPA encoded by the coding sequence GTGAACGGTGGTCTGCTGGTCGCCGGCACCACCTCCGATGCCGGAAAGAGCGTCGTGACGGCAGGCATCTGCCGGTGGCTGGTGCGTCAGGGTGTGAAGGTGGCGCCCTTCAAGGCGCAGAACATGTCCCTCAACTCCTTCGTCACGCGGGAGGGCGCGGAGATCGGGCGGGCCCAGGCCATGCAGGCCCAGGCGTGCCGGATCGAGCCGACGGCACTGATGAATCCGGTGCTGCTCAAACCGGGCGGTGAGCAGAGCAGCCAGGTGGTGCTGCTGGGCAGGCCGGTGGGCGAGCTGAGTGCACGCGGCTACCACGGGGGGCGGCAACAGCGGCTGCTCGGCACGGTGCTGGACTGCCTGGCCGAGTTGCGGGGCACGTATGACGCGGTGATCTGTGAGGGGGCCGGTTCGCCCGCGGAGATCAATCTGCGGCGCACCGACATCGTGAACATGGGGATCGCGCGGAACGCACGGCTCCCCGTGCTCGTCGTCGGCGACATCGACCGTGGGGGCGTGTTCGCCTCCTTCTTCGGCACGCTCGCCCTGCTCTCCCCCGAGGACCAGGAACTGGTCGCCGGGTTCCTGGTGAACAAGTTCCGGGGGGACGTCTCACTGCTGGAGCCGGGGCTGGAGATGCTGCACGGGCTCACCGGACGGCGCACCTACGGCGTGCTGCCCTTCCGGCACGGCCTCGGCATCGACGAGGAGGACGGGCTCAGGGTCTCGCTGCGCGGCAGCGTGCGGGAGTCCGCGGTGGCTCCCCCGGTCGGTGCGGACGTGCTGCGGGTCGCCGTCTGCGCGATCCCGCTGATGTCCAACTTCACGGACGTGGACGCGCTCGCCGCCGAACCGGGTGTCGTGGTGCGGTTCGTGGACCGGCCCGAGGAACTGGCGGACGCCGATCTGGTGGTGGTCCCGGGAACGCGCGGGACCGTGCGGGCCCTGGAGTGGCTGCGGGAGCGGGGACTCGCACAGGCACTCGTCAGGAGAGCCGCGGAAGAACGTCCCGTCCTCGGCATCTGCGGTGGCTTCCAGATCCTCGGCGAACACATCGCGGACGAGGTCGAATCACGCGCCGGAGACGTCTCGGGGCTCGGCATCCTGCCCGTCCGCGTCCGGTTCGCCCGCGAGAAGACCCTCGCCCGGCCGGCCGGAGAAGCCCTCGGTGAGCCGGTCCAGGGGTACGAGATCCACCACGGTGTCGCGGACGTCCACGGTGGGCAGGCCTTCCTGGACGGTTGCCGGGTCGGCCGGACCTGGGGCACCCACTGGCACGGTTCACTGGAGTCGGACGGCTTCCGGCGGGCCTTTCTGCGCGAGGTGGCCGCCGCCGCGGGCCGCCGCTTCGTTCCCGCCCCCGACACCTCGTTCGCCGCGCTGCGCGAGGAGCAGCTGGACCGGCTCGGCGACCTGATCGAACAGCACGCGGACACGGACGCGCTCTGGCGGCTCATCGAGTCGGGCGCGCCACAAGGACTGCCCTTCATTCCACCGGGAGCGCCCGCATGA